The Rosa rugosa chromosome 1, drRosRugo1.1, whole genome shotgun sequence genomic sequence AACGGCGGCGATAGAGAGAcggtgagaaagagagagacgaGTGTAGACGTAGAGGAACGGGGGTTTTAGGAGAATTGTTCAATAACAAAAACGTCGTTAATTCGTATTTGTACTATTGGACTCTAACAGCCGAGTCACAAGAATCCCGCCACGTGTTCTCTTTTTtacattctttcttttttcttttttggaggGGTGTTTTATTTGCtctttttcaatcaaaaatagttttataattttaatctagcaaacaaaaattaatataGCTAAAGGCCTCACCGGTTCCTCTATGCGGCTGAAGGCGTCGTCGGTTCCTCTATGCGGCTGAAGGCTTCGCCGGTTGCTCTAAGGCTGCTGAAGGCTTCACCGCTTGCTCTAAGGCTGCTGAAGGCTTCGCCGCTTGCTCTAAGACAGCTAAAGGCTTCGCCGCTTCCTCTAAGCCTGCTGAAGGCTTCGCCGCTTGCTCTAAGCCTGCTGAAGGCTTCGCCGCTTCCTCTAAGCCTGCTGAAGGCTTCGCCACTTGCTCTAAGCCTGCTGAAGGCGTCGCCGCCCCTTCCTCTTCCTTCGCCTCTGAACAAGGT encodes the following:
- the LOC133734394 gene encoding uncharacterized protein LOC133734394, translating into MKEEEGAATPLTAIEEKPAPVEGGAATPSAMKEESEYAPLLAPCSEAKEEEGAATPSAGLEQVAKPSAGLEEAAKPSAGLEQAAKPSAGLEEAAKPLAVLEQAAKPSAALEQAVKPSAALEQPAKPSAA